A DNA window from Rhipicephalus sanguineus isolate Rsan-2018 chromosome 8, BIME_Rsan_1.4, whole genome shotgun sequence contains the following coding sequences:
- the LOC119401301 gene encoding LOW QUALITY PROTEIN: tyrosine 3-monooxygenase (The sequence of the model RefSeq protein was modified relative to this genomic sequence to represent the inferred CDS: substituted 1 base at 1 genomic stop codon): MAVPTFAAAGRARFAIKSYSVEHGYPSRRRSLLDDAKFETQKRREAQKLRSQDEDALLEDVSTPGKDMFNELFILSSGGVAEDMTISVVFGLKKGVQDLATILKEVEACGGRVSHLETRTGRTAAAPLEAFASLRGMVRDGLLRLGKTLALNGLGDMRVVKDVGSALAGDIWFPLHITDLDFCTHVLTKFEPDLDSDHPGFSDPAYRQRRKEIAQIAFDYKQGQPIPRIEYTPEEVRTWGVVYRGMRELVPTHACQEFADALARLERELQYGPDAIPQLDDVSNFLKRRSGFTLRPASGLLTARDFLASLAFRVFQCTQYMRHGSAPHHSPEPDCVHELIGHVPMFADPGFAQFSQDIGLASLGIADEDIEKLATLYWFTVEFGLCKQAGEIRAYGAGLLSSVGELKHALSGKPAILPFEPETTAVQKYQDLEYQDTYFLAESFHEAREKLRQYVARANFRPFEVSYDPHRQCVTVLDTPKKLLGVVDSLRSEIQALTSALGKMKXRAAISTMFPFIVVTQDAYGHRMSGPVAEMLALIIRGLNVRPVLTLPPDGQWGYKVNGSFTGAIGMLQRKEVDLFIGPAGLIAERLEAANFYPYVFGYSTILAPHPRKIVDPFSFINAFQSQVWLAIFLSWFLVAFVSTIGESLFSTLAPGRGVGVRLGSYWNHLWEYLQFMLPQGTAHITSSV, translated from the exons CATGGCTACCCGTCTCGGCGTCGTTCGCTGCTCGATGATGCCAAGTTCGAGACGCAAAAACGCCGAGAGGCCCAGAAGTTGCGATCACAGGACGAAGATGCCCTGCTGGAGGACGTGAGTACACC GGGTAAAG ATATGTTTAATGAGCTGTTC ATCCTGTCTTCGGGTGGCGTGGCGGAGGATATGACCATAAGCGTGGTGTTCGGACTCAAGAAGGGCGTCCAGGATCTGGCAACCATCCTGAAAGAGGTCGAG GCCTGCGGTGGACGCGTGTCTCACCTGGAGACCCGCACGGGCCGGACGGCCGCGGCCCCGCTCGAGGCGTTCGCGTCTCTGCGTGGCATGGTGCGGGACGGCCTGCTGCGACTCGGCAAGACCCTGGCACTCAATGGCCTCGGAGACATGCGCGTCGTCAAGGACGTCGGTTCCGCACTCGCTGGAG ACATCTGGTTCCCGCTGCACATCACCGACCTGGACTTCTGCACGCATGTGCTGACCAAGTTTGAGCCGGACCTAGACAGCGATCACCCG GGCTTCTCGGACCCGGCGTACCGGCAGCGCCGCAAGGAGATCGCCCAGATTGCCTTCGACTACAAGCA GGGACAGCCCATACCGAGGATCGAATACACGCCGGAAGAAGTGCGCACCTG GGGCGTCGTATACAGAGGTATGCGCGAACTGGTGCCGACGCACGCCTGCCAGGAGTTCGCCGACGCCCTGGCGAGGCTGGAGAGGGAGCTCCAGTACGGCCCGGACGCCATCCCGCAGCTCGACGACGTGTCGAACTTTCTGAAAC GTCGCAGTGGCTTCACACTGCGCCCTGCCTCGGGTCTGCTGACAGCACGTGACTTCCTGGCGTCGCTGGCCTTCCGCGTGTTCCAGTGCACACAGTACATGCGCCACGGATCGGCACCGCATCACTCGCCCGAGCC GGACTGCGTCCACGAGCTGATCGGCCACGTGCCCATGTTCGCCGACCCAGGGTTCGCACAGTTCTCCCAGGACATCGGCCTCGCCTCGCTCGGCATCGCTGACGAGGACATCGAGAAACTGGCCACG CTCTACTGGTTCACGGTGGAGTTCGGGCTTTGCAAGCAAGCAGGCGAGATCCGGGCCTACGGAGCTGGTTTGCTCTCCTCGGTTGGAGAACTCAAG CACGCGTTGTCGGGCAAGCCGGCCATCCTTCCTTTCGAACCGGAGACGACGGCGGTGCAGAAGTACCAGGACCTCGAGTACCAAGACACCTACTTCCTCGCCGAGAGCTTTCACGAAGCCAGGGAAAAATTAAG GCAGTACGTGGCCCGTGCCAACTTCCGGCCCTTCGAGGTGAGCTACGATCCACACCGGCAATGCGTGACGGTGCTCGACACACCGAAGAAGCTGCTCGGTGTCGTCGACTCGCTGCGATCCGAGATACAGGCCCTGACCAGCGCCCTCGGAAAGATGAAGTAGCGAGCTGCGATCTCAACT ATGTTTCCATTCATTGTGGTTACGCAAGACGCGTACGGCCATCGCATGTCCGGACCTGTCGCCGAGATGCTGGCCCTCATCATACGGGGCCTTAACGTCAG GCCGGTATTGACTCTACCCCCGGACGGCCAGTGGGGGTACAAAGTGAACGGCAGCTTCACCGGAGCTATCGGCATGTTACAGAGAAAG GAAGTGGACCTGTTCATCGGTCCGGCAGGCCTGATCGCCGAGCGACTGGAGGCGGCCAACTTCTACCCCTACGTCTTCGGCTACTCCACCATACTGGCACCGCACCCACGAAAAATTGTCGACCCCTTCAGCTTTATCAACGCCTTCCAGTCCCAG GTCTGGCTGGCCATTTTCCTGAGCTGGTTCCTGGTGGCCTTCGTGTCAACCATCGGAGAGTCGCTGTTTTCCACGCTGGCTCCGGGTCGCGGCGTAGGTGTGCGTCTCGGTAGCTACTGGAACCATCTATGGGAATACCTGCAGTTCATGCTTCCGCAAGGTACTGCGCACATCACATCATCAGTGTAG